In a single window of the Treponema primitia ZAS-1 genome:
- a CDS encoding hybrid sensor histidine kinase/response regulator, which translates to MAIDKGKYIGKFIDEGIENIKVVETLLFEIKDGVSVDDDLATLLRALHTLKGSSRMLEFKRIESLTHALEGVFVAVREQRIGLTDNAMRLALAALDTLKSGLGTVQKTQNDDIDIIAFEKELAALASNEEFLVPVSPDAEGEVKRQSPLPEKKNAEADTGHEPSPGGKKRKKKGEENLVVSGSRAIEKQGDRSVEKANAGEAAGQVAKREKRQDAKSESIRISLSKIDAIIKSIASLQSLEIASKTISMETETLHELIKAYSRVIKTSKLVDPALVNRFRKIEQISGKVNSRLRNYSIDVGNNTRNAYDGVISLRMLPLSTILDAYPRYIFEMSAELGKKVQLTIEGSENEIDKNIIEILSDVFLHMIRNSVDHGIEPPEDRVAAGKDEAGQLIINCARESGNMKITISDDGRGIDLEAIRKKAVSQGLVSADVAASLGQEDLTGFIFQSGFTTSEEINNISGRGVGMDAVRSSIEQLKGSILVESVPGRGTIFTILVPLSIASLMGFPIVCGEMKFIIPSNFVDTILLINQEDIITVVDRPGIKFENRIIKLYYLNQILHLKTGGDQNNQRALFVVIIHAYDDVIALVIDSISSMRSVILKSMPTFMENIHVFSGMVLSEDYEMVPALHMPTVIRMAKHLKTIDMKKRHIEYEKMRKSVLVVDDSLPTREIEGEILRSEGYKVDTAADGAEALAAAKNSSYDLICTDLNMPIMDGFMLTENVRKNDELSKIPIIVISSRESDEDQKRAALLGANRYIIKNSFNNHNLLTAVKELIGEANG; encoded by the coding sequence ATGGCAATAGATAAGGGAAAGTACATCGGTAAATTTATCGATGAGGGAATTGAAAACATCAAGGTTGTAGAAACGCTGCTCTTTGAAATAAAAGACGGCGTTTCGGTGGATGATGATCTTGCAACCCTGCTGCGGGCCCTCCATACCCTGAAGGGCTCCTCCCGGATGCTGGAATTTAAGCGCATCGAATCCCTGACCCATGCCCTGGAGGGAGTTTTTGTGGCGGTCCGGGAACAGCGCATCGGCCTGACCGATAATGCCATGCGGCTTGCCCTGGCGGCTCTGGATACCCTTAAATCGGGGCTTGGGACGGTACAGAAGACCCAGAATGATGATATTGATATCATTGCCTTTGAAAAGGAACTTGCAGCTCTGGCATCGAACGAAGAATTCCTGGTGCCCGTAAGCCCCGATGCGGAAGGGGAAGTAAAAAGACAGTCCCCCTTACCGGAGAAAAAAAACGCAGAAGCCGATACGGGCCATGAACCTTCACCGGGCGGAAAAAAACGAAAGAAAAAGGGTGAAGAGAATCTTGTGGTCAGCGGCAGCAGGGCCATAGAAAAACAGGGTGACCGCTCCGTGGAAAAGGCGAATGCGGGAGAAGCGGCAGGGCAGGTGGCAAAGCGGGAGAAGCGGCAGGATGCAAAATCAGAAAGTATCCGGATTTCCCTTTCAAAAATAGACGCCATAATTAAAAGCATTGCCTCCCTGCAGTCCCTGGAAATAGCTTCAAAGACTATTTCAATGGAAACAGAAACACTGCATGAGTTGATAAAAGCATACTCCCGGGTCATTAAAACATCAAAGCTTGTGGATCCCGCACTGGTAAACCGGTTTAGAAAAATAGAGCAGATCAGCGGTAAAGTGAATTCCCGGCTCAGAAATTATTCCATTGATGTGGGAAACAACACCCGGAACGCCTATGACGGGGTCATATCCCTGCGTATGCTGCCTCTTTCTACTATTTTGGACGCCTATCCCCGGTATATATTTGAGATGTCCGCAGAGCTTGGAAAAAAGGTACAGCTTACCATTGAGGGAAGTGAAAACGAGATAGATAAAAATATTATCGAAATACTTTCCGATGTTTTTCTCCACATGATCCGGAATTCCGTAGACCACGGCATTGAGCCGCCGGAGGATCGGGTTGCCGCAGGAAAGGACGAGGCGGGACAGCTTATTATCAATTGCGCCCGGGAAAGCGGTAATATGAAGATCACCATTTCCGACGATGGCCGCGGTATTGATCTGGAAGCTATACGGAAAAAAGCGGTGTCCCAGGGCCTGGTAAGCGCCGATGTGGCTGCTTCACTGGGCCAGGAGGATCTTACCGGTTTCATTTTCCAAAGCGGTTTTACCACATCGGAAGAAATAAACAACATTTCCGGCCGCGGGGTAGGCATGGATGCGGTACGTTCCAGTATAGAGCAGCTTAAGGGTAGTATCCTGGTTGAGAGTGTTCCCGGCAGGGGAACGATATTTACGATCCTTGTTCCTCTTTCCATTGCTTCCCTCATGGGCTTCCCCATAGTCTGCGGAGAAATGAAATTTATAATTCCCTCAAATTTTGTGGATACCATTCTTCTTATAAATCAGGAAGACATTATTACGGTTGTTGACCGGCCGGGAATTAAATTTGAAAACCGGATAATAAAACTGTATTACCTTAACCAGATACTGCATCTTAAAACCGGCGGGGATCAGAATAACCAACGGGCTCTTTTTGTGGTTATCATCCATGCCTATGACGATGTTATTGCCCTGGTTATCGACAGCATCAGCAGTATGCGCTCGGTAATTCTTAAATCAATGCCCACCTTTATGGAGAACATCCACGTTTTTTCAGGGATGGTGTTGAGTGAAGACTATGAAATGGTGCCCGCCCTGCATATGCCGACGGTAATACGGATGGCCAAACATCTTAAGACCATAGACATGAAGAAGCGGCACATCGAATATGAAAAAATGCGAAAATCAGTACTGGTGGTTGACGATTCCCTTCCCACCAGGGAAATTGAGGGTGAAATTCTCAGGTCCGAAGGTTACAAGGTTGATACCGCAGCGGACGGCGCGGAGGCCCTTGCGGCGGCAAAGAACAGCTCCTATGATCTTATATGTACGGATCTTAATATGCCCATTATGGACGGCTTTATGCTGACCGAAAATGTACGCAAAAATGACGAGCTGTCCAAGATTCCTATCATTGTTATTTCTTCACGGGAGAGCGATGAGGATCAGAAACGGGCGGCTTTGCTCGGGGCAAACCGCTATATCATTAAAAATTCATTTAATAATCATAACCTGCTTACGGCAGTTAAGGAACTTATCGGGGAAGCCAATGGCTAG
- the cheB gene encoding chemotaxis-specific protein-glutamate methyltransferase CheB: MIKTLIVDDSTLVRSILRDFLESDGDFTVVGEAADGKEGLEKARMLNPDLITMDIEMPVMGGLEATQEIRKILPTPVVVISTHSTAKMAYEATVKGALEFYSKDNFTTEMSSLKRLQILEALKQIVATRGRRLLVKELGEGEEKKAVRNRAILAVVIASSTGGPKALTQLCAALPGNFPVPIILVQHNTSGFDKGFVQWLDTYTPLGVKLAEAGEFPVSGKLYVAPTDKHLLLDAKGFIFNDGAMVNNQKPAADLLFQSAARLLGQGLISVVLTGMGADGAEGTRSVRNAGGITIAQDEGTSLIYGMPMAAFSTGCVDMVLPLDGIAPRLIELTKL; this comes from the coding sequence GTGATAAAAACACTAATTGTAGATGACAGCACTTTGGTACGTTCGATTCTCAGGGATTTTCTGGAAAGCGACGGCGATTTTACCGTGGTTGGAGAAGCGGCGGATGGTAAGGAGGGGCTTGAAAAAGCTCGGATGCTTAACCCGGACCTTATCACCATGGATATCGAGATGCCCGTCATGGGCGGGCTTGAGGCGACACAGGAAATCCGCAAGATACTGCCCACCCCGGTGGTGGTGATCAGCACCCATAGTACGGCAAAGATGGCCTACGAAGCGACGGTGAAGGGGGCCCTGGAATTTTACTCCAAGGATAATTTTACCACCGAAATGAGTTCCCTTAAACGGCTGCAGATCCTCGAAGCCCTTAAGCAGATTGTTGCGACCAGAGGCCGCCGTCTCTTGGTTAAAGAGCTTGGTGAGGGTGAAGAAAAGAAGGCCGTGAGAAACCGGGCGATCCTCGCCGTGGTTATCGCCTCTTCCACCGGCGGCCCAAAGGCCCTTACCCAGCTTTGCGCTGCCCTTCCCGGGAATTTCCCGGTACCCATAATTTTAGTTCAGCATAACACATCCGGTTTTGATAAGGGATTTGTCCAGTGGCTTGACACCTATACGCCCCTGGGGGTAAAGCTCGCCGAAGCGGGGGAGTTTCCCGTTAGTGGAAAACTCTATGTGGCGCCCACGGATAAGCACCTCCTCCTGGATGCCAAGGGATTTATCTTTAATGACGGGGCCATGGTAAACAACCAGAAACCTGCGGCGGATCTGCTCTTTCAAAGCGCTGCCAGGCTGCTTGGCCAGGGCCTTATTTCGGTGGTGCTTACCGGAATGGGCGCCGATGGCGCCGAAGGGACCCGGTCTGTAAGGAACGCCGGGGGCATTACCATTGCTCAGGACGAGGGGACATCGCTGATATACGGCATGCCCATGGCCGCTTTTAGCACCGGTTGTGTGGATATGGTCCTTCCCCTGGACGGTATAGCCCCCCGGCTTATTGAATTAACAAAACTATGA
- a CDS encoding ATP-binding protein, protein MNKETTCILDHCKEIITHSTYHPLDATFFADAAKDLAAVGDLFSITPTQAALFTLLLDECGDGATSINTIADKIKCGRIQFLKYLDDFEALEQKHLIRSEKDWEDFSSGRGGGSSFPSYCIPLDVIKALRAGKEYRYAPYSSLTPEEFFETAGELLESFKRSNITKSSLESELRTLFNSNQKMNFVKGIKALSIKIYSTVLLLFFCCSYMDDQENISIKALQPFFKPLGRRILVTKFKNRDNQLFEEGLIENDCDRGMADTECYKLTPKAKEIFLADINLKEKNKGDRNLIKAETLKPRDLFYGKKTERRIKELGSLLREENFAAIKQRLAEKNLRSGLTCIFTGAPGTGKTETVYCLARETGRDIMLVDISETKSMWFGESEKRIKEVFNRYHGLIKGGGLTPILFFNEADAVLGKRQELGEVRRGPAQTENAIQNIILQEMEDLAGGILIATTNMADNLDKAFERRFLYKIEFEKPDRAKTAIWKSNLPGLTEDYAETLARRFDFSGGQIENIIRKETVSSLLSGIEADPERLIRFCEEEVMVKDKTRTIGFGVEG, encoded by the coding sequence ATGAACAAAGAAACTACCTGTATACTCGACCATTGCAAAGAAATCATAACCCATTCCACCTATCATCCCCTGGATGCGACTTTTTTTGCCGATGCAGCAAAGGACCTTGCGGCTGTGGGTGATCTTTTTTCCATAACCCCAACCCAGGCGGCACTTTTTACCCTGCTCCTTGATGAATGCGGTGATGGAGCCACCTCTATCAATACTATTGCCGATAAAATTAAATGCGGCAGGATACAGTTCCTTAAATACCTTGACGATTTTGAAGCTTTGGAACAAAAACATCTTATCCGGTCTGAAAAAGACTGGGAGGACTTTTCAAGCGGACGAGGCGGCGGTTCCAGCTTTCCCTCATACTGTATTCCCCTGGATGTAATAAAGGCCCTCCGTGCAGGAAAGGAATACCGCTATGCCCCGTATAGCAGCCTTACGCCGGAAGAATTTTTTGAAACCGCCGGGGAACTTTTAGAATCCTTCAAGCGCTCCAATATTACCAAAAGCAGCCTGGAATCCGAGTTAAGAACCCTGTTTAATTCAAACCAAAAAATGAACTTTGTAAAGGGTATAAAAGCCCTGTCCATCAAAATATATTCCACCGTATTACTGCTTTTTTTCTGCTGCTCCTATATGGATGATCAGGAGAATATCTCCATTAAGGCTTTGCAGCCTTTTTTCAAGCCTTTAGGCCGCCGTATTCTGGTAACGAAATTCAAGAACCGCGATAATCAACTTTTTGAAGAGGGTCTTATCGAAAACGACTGTGATCGGGGTATGGCGGATACCGAATGTTATAAACTTACCCCAAAGGCTAAGGAGATTTTTCTCGCTGATATTAACCTGAAAGAAAAAAACAAAGGGGACCGGAACCTTATCAAAGCGGAAACGTTAAAACCCCGGGACCTGTTCTACGGTAAAAAAACAGAGCGGCGCATAAAGGAACTGGGGTCTTTATTGCGGGAAGAAAACTTTGCCGCCATAAAACAGCGGCTTGCGGAAAAGAACCTCCGTTCAGGCCTTACCTGCATTTTTACCGGCGCCCCCGGGACCGGCAAGACAGAAACGGTCTACTGTCTGGCCCGGGAGACCGGCCGGGACATCATGCTGGTAGACATATCGGAAACAAAAAGTATGTGGTTTGGGGAAAGCGAAAAACGGATCAAGGAAGTATTCAACCGTTACCATGGCCTGATCAAAGGCGGCGGTCTTACCCCCATCCTCTTTTTTAACGAGGCCGACGCCGTATTAGGCAAACGCCAGGAATTGGGCGAAGTCCGCCGGGGCCCTGCCCAAACTGAAAACGCTATTCAGAACATTATTTTACAGGAGATGGAGGACCTCGCCGGGGGTATCCTCATTGCCACCACCAACATGGCGGACAATCTGGACAAGGCCTTTGAACGCCGTTTTCTCTACAAAATTGAATTTGAAAAACCCGACCGGGCAAAAACCGCCATATGGAAAAGCAATCTCCCGGGCCTTACGGAGGATTATGCAGAAACCCTGGCCCGGCGCTTTGATTTTTCAGGGGGCCAGATAGAAAATATTATCCGCAAGGAAACCGTGTCCTCCCTGCTTTCGGGCATTGAAGCAGACCCGGAACGGCTTATCCGGTTCTGCGAAGAAGAAGTGATGGTAAAGGACAAAACAAGGACCATAGGATTTGGGGTGGAAGGGTGA
- a CDS encoding CheR family methyltransferase, translating to MSDDVLEKLSSWTEKALGIKAADDALLQLKGYLEKNSNPDIFNFPGALERLLSSPEERFNIARFLTINETYFFREEPHFDLLLKKILPRFARRKKPFRVCSAATSMGCEAYSLAMLMDYYSRTVEKLDFQIEAFDVSRDMIEIAKQGRYSVNAFRHDGNRWRYILDRYLTKEGETYIVSSSLKERIHFFPHNIMDGIEPLAFDLILFRNALIYFSPEGRRRILDFLVKALTEEGVLLFGISEIPSVNHPFLQNKQSPDAFYFQKISALSEPAEEILSEIPWEPRQASDRRATERRIFNLARSPGAVERRAQSSDRRTLDSDRRYARNLQRSSPRSEPIREPHLSQSGTPHSAVVSPPKKVSSRIAHSKAAKNIASLLEQGEATAEQVLRAIKARTDKPADPGEDELIAAVICFLSLEDFAGAEAVLAFAEEKQVSAFTKFLRGEYNYLSNKHSEAETFYKEASALDGAFWPAFYRASLLAAEGNRTLYEVKIKKALESVELGKDLSYECFIGGFSPDYYRRILEKRLSK from the coding sequence ATGAGCGACGATGTACTGGAAAAATTGTCCTCCTGGACGGAAAAAGCCCTGGGGATAAAAGCGGCGGATGATGCCCTGCTGCAATTGAAGGGCTACCTGGAAAAAAATAGCAATCCCGATATTTTTAATTTTCCCGGCGCATTGGAGCGGCTTCTTTCCTCCCCGGAAGAGCGGTTCAATATCGCCCGCTTTCTTACAATTAATGAAACCTACTTTTTCCGGGAGGAACCTCATTTCGATCTTTTGCTCAAAAAAATTCTGCCCCGGTTTGCCCGTAGAAAAAAACCGTTTCGGGTCTGTTCCGCAGCAACATCCATGGGCTGCGAGGCCTACAGCCTGGCCATGCTGATGGACTATTACAGCCGGACCGTGGAAAAGCTGGATTTTCAAATCGAAGCCTTTGATGTAAGCCGGGATATGATAGAAATTGCCAAGCAGGGGCGGTATTCGGTAAACGCCTTTAGGCATGACGGGAATCGCTGGAGATATATCCTGGACCGGTACCTTACGAAAGAAGGAGAAACCTATATTGTCAGCAGCAGTTTAAAAGAACGGATACATTTTTTCCCCCATAATATTATGGACGGTATTGAGCCCCTTGCCTTTGATCTCATCCTCTTCAGAAATGCGCTCATCTATTTCTCCCCCGAAGGCCGCCGGAGAATACTCGATTTCCTGGTAAAAGCCCTTACCGAGGAGGGAGTTCTGCTCTTCGGCATATCCGAAATCCCTTCGGTGAACCATCCCTTCCTGCAAAACAAACAGAGCCCCGATGCGTTCTATTTTCAAAAAATATCCGCCCTATCGGAGCCGGCGGAGGAAATTCTTTCCGAAATTCCCTGGGAACCCCGGCAGGCATCGGACCGGAGGGCCACAGAGCGGCGGATTTTTAACTTAGCCAGGAGTCCCGGTGCCGTAGAACGGAGGGCCCAAAGCTCGGACCGGAGAACCCTGGACTCAGACCGAAGGTATGCGCGCAACTTGCAACGAAGTTCTCCGCGCAGCGAACCGATTCGTGAGCCGCACCTGTCCCAGTCCGGGACTCCCCATTCAGCGGTAGTTTCTCCGCCCAAAAAGGTATCCTCCCGAATAGCGCATTCCAAGGCTGCGAAAAATATTGCTTCTCTCCTTGAACAAGGCGAAGCTACGGCGGAGCAGGTTCTTAGGGCTATTAAGGCGCGGACCGATAAACCCGCGGATCCCGGGGAGGACGAGCTTATTGCGGCGGTCATCTGCTTTCTCAGCCTGGAGGATTTTGCCGGAGCAGAAGCCGTCCTTGCTTTTGCTGAAGAAAAGCAGGTATCGGCCTTTACTAAATTCCTCAGAGGGGAATATAATTATCTTTCGAACAAACATAGTGAGGCGGAGACATTTTACAAGGAGGCCTCCGCCTTGGACGGCGCTTTTTGGCCTGCTTTTTATAGAGCGAGTCTGTTAGCGGCGGAGGGGAACCGCACTCTCTATGAGGTAAAAATAAAAAAAGCTTTAGAAAGTGTCGAGCTGGGTAAGGATCTTTCGTATGAGTGTTTCATTGGTGGATTTTCGCCGGACTATTATCGGCGTATCCTTGAAAAACGTCTAAGCAAATGA
- a CDS encoding methyl-accepting chemotaxis protein produces MTSMDERISRDERDGEVIINYFRFSLALIWVLGLVVISIVRHKNGFGYTPWRGHFGTSEYLVFSIILFFYLRKKELLSPYFKYVCVVLDMVFISTAIFITATYPNHSLPIGFLSIQALFYVLLVALGAFRYNVRCAIFSGIFAGILYAFVIIYHRTIIDIPYTALYKGQVHEVAFPLYNEVFRIMGMIMAGAVTGIACKRHIALFQNMIKSESEAAEAASRTVIQTKEIAGTIQKSTDEIFISSKDIFTTANNQAASVQEIESTINENAQIASYISEMTGSVATIATKMEDDVIQGFSVLESNVNKMGDIKEKNDAIIAGIINLGNKIAKIRDIVKTINTITDQTKVIAFNAALEAASAGDKGKRFAVVASEVNRLADDIAALTKQIRDQVEEIQDSSSSLIVSSEEGADKITEGYKLIRALEDVFKEIRSGAEITSNQAQTITVSTQKQQKSSEQINIAIADISKGLSNFIHSTEVATSSAEGLTQLIKELENILETKNTNHSAATAGTADTAVNDPVSV; encoded by the coding sequence ATGACAAGCATGGACGAACGTATAAGCAGGGATGAACGGGATGGAGAGGTTATCATCAACTATTTCCGCTTTTCCCTGGCGCTCATCTGGGTGTTAGGGCTGGTGGTAATTTCCATTGTCAGACATAAAAACGGTTTTGGCTATACGCCCTGGCGGGGACATTTCGGCACCTCGGAGTATTTGGTTTTTTCAATAATACTTTTTTTCTATCTGCGGAAAAAAGAATTGCTATCCCCCTATTTTAAGTATGTTTGCGTCGTCCTTGATATGGTTTTTATCTCCACAGCCATCTTCATCACCGCAACCTATCCTAACCATTCCCTGCCCATAGGTTTTCTCTCCATCCAGGCGCTTTTTTATGTACTCCTGGTTGCCCTGGGCGCCTTCCGGTATAATGTACGGTGCGCCATTTTTTCCGGGATTTTCGCCGGTATCCTCTATGCCTTTGTGATCATCTATCACCGTACTATCATTGATATTCCCTATACGGCCCTGTATAAAGGCCAAGTACACGAGGTTGCCTTTCCCCTCTACAACGAGGTCTTCAGGATAATGGGCATGATCATGGCCGGGGCGGTTACGGGGATTGCCTGCAAAAGGCACATAGCCCTGTTTCAAAACATGATAAAATCCGAATCCGAAGCCGCGGAAGCCGCCTCCCGGACCGTAATCCAGACCAAGGAGATAGCCGGGACCATTCAGAAATCCACGGATGAAATTTTTATTTCCTCCAAGGATATTTTTACCACCGCCAATAACCAGGCCGCCAGTGTGCAGGAAATCGAAAGCACCATTAATGAGAACGCCCAGATTGCCTCCTATATTTCGGAGATGACCGGCAGCGTTGCTACCATTGCAACCAAAATGGAAGATGACGTAATCCAAGGCTTTTCGGTCCTTGAAAGCAATGTTAACAAGATGGGGGATATCAAGGAAAAGAACGATGCTATTATTGCCGGTATCATAAACCTGGGAAACAAGATAGCTAAGATACGGGATATAGTCAAAACCATCAACACCATCACCGACCAGACCAAGGTAATCGCCTTTAACGCCGCGCTGGAAGCGGCAAGCGCCGGGGATAAGGGCAAACGTTTCGCCGTGGTTGCCAGCGAGGTAAACCGCCTGGCGGACGATATCGCCGCCCTGACCAAGCAGATACGGGATCAGGTGGAGGAAATACAGGATTCCTCTTCCTCCCTCATTGTTTCCAGCGAGGAGGGTGCGGATAAGATAACCGAAGGGTACAAGCTGATTAGAGCCCTGGAGGATGTTTTCAAGGAAATACGATCCGGCGCGGAGATAACTTCCAACCAGGCCCAGACCATTACGGTATCCACCCAGAAACAGCAGAAGTCCTCGGAGCAGATCAATATAGCAATTGCGGATATATCAAAGGGCTTAAGCAATTTTATTCACTCAACGGAGGTAGCCACATCCTCTGCGGAAGGGCTCACCCAGCTGATCAAGGAACTGGAGAATATCCTTGAAACTAAAAACACGAACCATTCCGCTGCGACAGCCGGTACGGCAGATACTGCGGTCAACGATCCTGTTAGCGTTTAA
- a CDS encoding methyl-accepting chemotaxis protein, with translation MFYKNLKITTKLVFSSAVFILPIALMLFLIVSSANSSIRISTNEREGIGYLRPIAGLLRMVPAHLRMVLAQNTAAEGNGRVDQEITRQLDELIANLGETDGEPELGTIPGRRYVSGAELRSSWNSLKEIQGDPAVILNSYNAFIQDLYDLVSYIGDASSLIVDPELGTYYFAEISLLELPEIQQQILRISNLTYVANVRKVITKAEREELRSYMTLLSRSYTPRLRSATYAALANLRADPSLEALLSEELMFKNNVYISTAGKLTGILEAFLAAEDTPEFYYTEVINAAAQANDASYDLWLASLDQLDILLQQRIIGYRNALYRSLIFAVLTAVIAFIIVIITTANITKSTASLKQLFKSLDNNDLSLELAVHSKDEFGELMSAFNRFLGKLRSVFVSFSQDASRVSTSVFDLSASAKEITTTANEQSASVSEIVSTMEGSKEMSEQVAAKTAEVAELAVKTRELSQRGAELREANQEMMQDIRDQNNKIIDEIKNLAEMLSRISEAIGIIDNIADQTKLIAFNASLEASSSGEAGARFAVVASEIRRFADNVVDSTGEIKQRIEEAQTASQSLITEANNGSMQIDEGYDHMVEQKEVFENIVENSKNVAVNSQQISDLSRKQEFASAQIFTTLQEISAGVKQFVIAMGSTSKIADNLNVMSKELRGTVGLYATGDDKHEKAEKTGEYI, from the coding sequence ATGTTTTATAAAAACTTGAAGATTACCACCAAACTGGTTTTTTCAAGCGCCGTATTTATTCTACCCATCGCGTTGATGCTGTTTCTTATAGTCTCCAGCGCAAATTCGTCCATACGGATCAGCACGAATGAACGGGAGGGAATTGGGTATCTGCGTCCCATTGCCGGCCTTCTGCGGATGGTGCCCGCACACCTTAGGATGGTATTGGCGCAGAATACGGCGGCGGAAGGCAATGGCCGCGTTGATCAAGAGATAACCCGTCAGCTTGACGAGCTGATCGCAAATCTTGGGGAAACCGATGGTGAGCCGGAATTAGGAACCATCCCGGGCCGGCGCTATGTTTCCGGCGCCGAGCTCCGGAGCAGCTGGAATTCCCTGAAGGAAATACAGGGAGATCCGGCGGTCATCCTGAACAGTTACAATGCCTTTATCCAGGACTTATATGATCTGGTATCCTACATCGGCGATGCGTCTTCTCTTATAGTGGATCCTGAACTGGGAACCTATTATTTTGCCGAAATCTCCCTTCTTGAGCTTCCTGAAATTCAGCAGCAAATTTTAAGGATAAGTAATCTGACCTATGTCGCCAATGTCAGAAAAGTTATAACCAAGGCGGAGCGGGAGGAATTACGGTCCTATATGACCCTCCTCAGCCGGTCCTATACCCCCCGTCTTCGATCCGCGACCTATGCGGCATTGGCGAATCTCAGGGCCGACCCTTCCCTGGAAGCCCTGCTTTCAGAAGAGCTTATGTTTAAAAATAATGTGTATATTTCCACGGCGGGAAAGCTTACAGGGATCCTTGAGGCGTTTCTTGCCGCGGAGGATACCCCGGAGTTTTATTATACCGAAGTGATAAACGCCGCTGCCCAGGCCAATGACGCATCCTACGATCTGTGGCTTGCTTCCCTGGATCAGCTTGACATACTCCTGCAGCAGCGGATCATCGGATACCGGAATGCGCTGTACCGGTCCCTTATATTCGCGGTCCTTACCGCCGTCATCGCTTTTATCATTGTGATCATCACCACCGCTAATATAACCAAATCCACCGCGAGCCTAAAGCAGCTCTTTAAGAGTCTGGATAATAACGATCTTTCCCTGGAACTGGCTGTCCATTCCAAAGACGAATTCGGGGAACTGATGTCTGCCTTTAACCGCTTCCTGGGTAAACTGCGTTCCGTCTTTGTTTCCTTTAGTCAGGATGCCTCCAGGGTTTCAACCTCCGTGTTTGATCTTTCCGCCTCCGCCAAGGAGATTACCACCACCGCCAATGAGCAGTCCGCCAGCGTTTCGGAGATCGTCAGTACCATGGAAGGCAGCAAGGAAATGTCCGAACAGGTAGCGGCAAAAACTGCGGAGGTAGCGGAACTGGCCGTCAAAACCCGGGAACTGAGCCAGCGGGGAGCGGAACTGCGGGAAGCGAATCAGGAGATGATGCAGGATATCCGGGATCAGAACAATAAAATTATTGATGAGATTAAAAATCTTGCGGAAATGCTCAGCCGGATCAGCGAGGCCATAGGCATCATCGACAACATAGCGGATCAGACCAAGCTTATCGCCTTTAACGCTTCCCTGGAGGCTTCTTCTTCCGGTGAGGCCGGAGCCCGCTTCGCCGTGGTGGCAAGCGAAATACGGCGCTTTGCCGACAATGTGGTGGATTCCACCGGGGAGATAAAACAGCGGATCGAAGAGGCCCAGACCGCCTCCCAGAGTCTGATTACGGAAGCAAATAACGGCTCAATGCAGATCGATGAAGGCTATGACCATATGGTTGAACAGAAAGAGGTATTTGAAAATATCGTGGAGAATTCCAAAAATGTGGCGGTTAATTCCCAGCAGATTTCGGATTTGAGCCGCAAGCAGGAATTCGCTTCCGCCCAGATTTTTACCACCCTGCAGGAAATATCCGCCGGGGTCAAACAGTTTGTAATCGCCATGGGTTCAACTTCAAAAATAGCGGATAACCTCAATGTCATGTCCAAGGAACTTCGGGGAACGGTGGGGCTCTATGCCACCGGTGATGATAAACATGAGAAAGCGGAAAAAACAGGAGAGTATATATGA
- a CDS encoding chemotaxis protein CheW: MPEENGESEVFNGEKYLVFTILGKFYTFPSRIISEVTAFDTVYPLPLVPEYVMGIINRYSAPYALVDIGLLIQKVPTPQSKVVVLKETVEKIAFLIDDVVDIVDVAQSDLLKIEQGTETNDSTDIIESSFGWHETNVFVLNIRQIISRVVSEFRV; the protein is encoded by the coding sequence ATGCCGGAAGAAAACGGGGAATCGGAAGTATTTAATGGAGAAAAATACCTGGTATTTACGATTTTGGGGAAATTCTATACCTTTCCCTCACGGATAATCAGCGAAGTTACCGCCTTTGATACGGTCTACCCCCTGCCGCTGGTGCCGGAATACGTCATGGGAATCATAAACCGCTATTCCGCGCCCTATGCCCTGGTGGATATAGGCCTCTTGATACAAAAAGTTCCCACCCCTCAATCCAAGGTTGTGGTCCTGAAGGAGACGGTGGAAAAGATAGCCTTCCTGATCGACGATGTGGTGGACATTGTCGATGTGGCTCAGTCTGATTTATTAAAGATCGAACAGGGAACCGAGACAAACGACTCAACCGATATCATCGAATCCTCCTTTGGATGGCATGAAACCAACGTATTCGTTCTCAATATCCGGCAGATTATCAGCCGGGTGGTAAGCGAATTCAGGGTTTAG